The following are encoded together in the Zygosaccharomyces rouxii strain CBS732 chromosome C complete sequence genome:
- a CDS encoding uncharacterized protein (similar to uniprot|P53265 Saccharomyces cerevisiae YGR111W Hypothetical ORF): protein MTVQDLRFERITDPQEIRATHAQNSATWKGPLTVESYVERERILGEASIARKNQLTEVREEFPELAPMLGIRYFALKDGDTIVSSCETLTRLGYFISPGESRNIEHNLMICVGGVFTPKEYRGKGYASCMVEKLMEYYDAIRDNPNAPRGIKQLSFTLYSEVGEYYKKFGFESRHVPVHTITQIDAFLNKYCERAVFKNDGKFVDNDDYDALVSLEDQEFRRNLLKLHKADPNSFIFTIKPDADIYRWFNTRDFFILRHIDRPQVPLTLGYVMGDKSHILWHHNWGCESLLIVKLYLNPDASSQEKENILKELFAHAAKETKVTKLKHIEFWDGEIPLEKFADLSKVVHDLEDRSTVYAHNESLSAMRPSPTYNTKNIIWDNNTKLSWF, encoded by the coding sequence ATGACTGTTCAGGATTTAAGATTTGAAAGGATCACTGATCCTCAAGAGATTAGAGCTACACATGCTCAAAATAGTGCTACTTGGAAAGGGCCTTTGACGGTAGAATCATATGTCGAAAGAGAGAGAATATTGGGAGAGGCTAGTATTGCAAGGAAAAATCAGCTCACTGAAGTCAGGGAAGAATTCCCGGAATTGGCTCCCATGTTGGGAATCAGATATTTTGCTCTCAAAGATGGCGATACCATCGTGAGCAGTTGTGAAACATTAACCAGACTGGGGTATTTCATTAGTCCAGGGGAATCTCGGAATATTGAGCATAATTTAATGATTTGTGTTGGTGGTGTCTTCACCCCAAAGGAGTACCGCGGTAAAGGTTATGCTAGCTGTATGGTAGAGAAACTAATGGAATATTACGATGCTATTAGAGACAATCCAAATGCACCCAGAGGTATTAAGCAGCTTTCTTTCACGCTTTACAGTGAAGTCGGTGAATACTACAAGAAATTTGGGTTTGAATCGAGGCATGTACCTGTGCATACCATTACTCAAATAGATGCGTTTTTGAATAAATACTGTGAACGAGcagttttcaaaaatgatGGTAAGTTTGTGGACAATGATGACTACGATGCATTGGTTTCATTGGAAGATCAAGAGTTCAGGAGAAACTTGTTGAAATTGCATAAAGCCGATCCCAATTCATTTATTTTTACGATTAAACCAGATGCAGATATTTACAGGTGGTTCAACACAAGAGACTTCTTCATATTGAGGCACATTGATCGTCCACAAGTACCACTTACGCTTGGTTATGTTATGGGGGATAAATCTCACATTCTATGGCATCACAACTGGGGGTGTGAGAGCTTGTTAATTGTTAAATTATATCTGAACCCAGATGCATCTTCTCAAGAAAAGGAGAACATCCTAAAGGAGCTATTTGCCCATGCGGCCAAAGAGACTAAAGTAACAAAGCTCAAACATATAGAATTTTGGGATGGAGAGATCCCGCTTGAGAAGTTTGCAGACCTTTCTAAAGTTGTGCATGATTTAGAGGACCGCTCGACGGTGTACGCTCACAACGAGTCGCTAAGTGCCATGAGACCTTCACCTACTTACAATACAAAGAATATTATTTGGGATAATAATACCAAGTTAAGCTGGTTTTAA
- the DAM1 gene encoding Dam1p (similar to uniprot|P53267 Saccharomyces cerevisiae YGR113W DAM1 Component of the DASH complex localized to intranuclear spindles and spindle pole bodies interacts with Duo1p and Mps1p key Ipl1p target for regulating kinetochore-microtubule attachments) produces the protein MSQERQKPVRRSATEYRLSITSNPESRRSSLGGTLDGGSGSSGKNNRLGGGAGTIDDGESIVQEFILPQIREFSDSMITLDANFTQLNFIHESLVDLNESLGALLYGLMCNSWCVDFPHVSHDIEEELQTTKRLEGIRKERKSLLDQLNTYRNKSKSNDLQEQPKLLPQAPLKAPPPPPPQARRNSSVFAPPPSRLPRQKTYGPIEQDSEDENASEASFVSNPMINGLSRHEISKPRPSNASKLRRKSILHTIRNSISSTDLENNEFGSSRRSQGPRMSLGGGATRLISNNNSQNSPSNRRSLDSRNGEGSQLRQSRRTYSGRPPFR, from the coding sequence ATGAGCCAAGAGCGGCAAAAGCCAGTTAGAAGATCTGCTACAGAATACAGACTGTCTATAACGAGCAATCCTGAGTCCAGAAGGTCTTCTCTTGGTGGTACATTAGATGGTGGATCTGGTTCTAGTGGAAAAAACAACCGCTTAGGTGGGGGTGCAGGTACAATTGACGACGGAGAATCCATAGTACAAGAGTTTATTTTACCACAGATTAGAGAGTTTAGCGATTCTATGATTACCCTAGATGCCAATTTTACACAGttaaatttcatccatGAGAGTTTGGTGGATTTGAACGAATCATTGGGGGCTCTCCTATATGGATTGATGTGCAATTCGTGGTGCGTAGATTTTCCCCATGTCTCTCACGATatcgaagaagaattacaaaCTACCAAGCGGTTAGAAGGTATTAGAAAAGAGAGGAAGTCACttttggatcaattgaatacCTACAGGAACAAATCCAAGAGTAACGATTTACAGGAACAGCCAAAATTACTTCCACAGGCGCCCCTAAaagcaccaccaccaccaccaccacaagCCCGAAGGAATTCATCCGTATTTGCACCCCCTCCTTCAAGATTACCTCGACAGAAAACATATGGGCCCATTGAACAAGATAGCGAAGATGAGAATGCAAGCGAGGCCTCATTTGTGTCTAATCCAATGATAAACGGTCTTTCTCGTCATGAAATATCCAAGCCGCGACCTAGTAATGCTAGTAAACTACGaagaaaatccattttaCACACCATACGCAATAGCATTTCTTCCACGGATCTAGAAAACAATGAATTCGGCTCCTCTCGTAGATCTCAAGGACCAAGAATGTCACTGGGAGGAGGGGCTACTAGACTCAttagtaataataattctCAAAATTCACCGTCAAATAGAAGATCTTTGGACTCAAGAAACGGTGAAGGTTCGCAGTTACGACAAAGCAGGAGAACATACAGTGGTAGGCCACCATTTCGGTAA
- a CDS encoding uncharacterized protein (no similarity) → MLHNIEKYNEITVFDAVMVSAEDTLPEEDCWLLAEKYANKLPIVNDIEKCYYPPPYEPPEYPMQWQKHKREPLNIQIGNFCRSAGHKYASTKRELGSKKAKITYKYILLAALTIYTIYFCIWTFKYHNK, encoded by the coding sequence ATGCTCCACAACATAGAAAAGTACAATGAAATCACTGTGTTTGACGCTGTGATGGTAAGCGCCGAGGATACACTACCTGAAGAAGATTGTTGGTTGCTTGCAGAAAAATACGCCAATAAACTACCAATTGTCAACgacattgaaaaatgttaCTATCCTCCACCCTATGAACCTCCTGAATATCCAATGCAATGGCAGAAACACAAACGTGAACCGTTGAATAttcaaattggtaatttttgCAGATCAGCAGGACATAAATATGCTTCTACCAAACGTGAGTTGGGTTCTAAAAAGGCAAAGATCACTTACAAATACATTTTGTTGGCGGCACTGACTATCTATACTATATACTTTTGTATTTGGACTTTTAAATACCATAATAAATAG
- the CLD1 gene encoding carboxylic ester hydrolase (similar to uniprot|P53264 Saccharomyces cerevisiae YGR110W Hypothetical ORF) — translation MSTKFTTGYLKSIAASILSRKNVGIKKKLHGTLGTRVPAAPTAIPLHKIIMRLPKLFPRSVDASTRDYKDFCYHTGQLQEELLRTLPFYPYCAESKKAEVVKTTVDDQGNYINEFCITPVKPSVPSHKMKHLICIHGYGAGLGFFLKNLEGIPLLDNSWVIHAIDLPGYGFSSRPKFPFKYPKDSLSQVHSWFHDRIHTWFKKRGLLVNSQNNLVMAHSLGAYLMALYTTKYTTHFKKLVMCSPAGVCKSTTAKNIGNTTPPWWYTKLWDLNISPFCLVRNAAALGSMVTSGWSYRRFNKLLQSNSNTNLDRLQFEALHRYAYAIFNRRGSGEYLLSFALSCGGDPRLPLEDTIFKDKTSGIFRSNCEWIWIYGERDWMDVNGGERVSRFIENQGGRKSQVHVAPNSGHHLYFDNHKFFNSFIVKQMKDM, via the coding sequence ATGTCGACGAAATTCACAACGGgttatttgaaatcaatAGCTGCTAGTATCCTTAGTCGGAAAAACGTTGgaatcaaaaagaaattacatGGGACCTTAGGTACGAGAGTTCCAGCGGCACCAACTGCAATCCCACTACACAAAATTATTATGAGACTGCCAAAGCTTTTTCCTCGATCTGTAGATGCTTCTACCAGGGATTACAAAGATTTTTGTTATCATACGGGTCAATTGCAGGAGGAATTACTGAGAACGCTCCCATTCTATCCATACTGTGCCGAATCTAAAAAGGCAGAAGTCGTTAAAACTACGGTGGATGATCAGGGGAATTATATCAATGAGTTTTGTATTACTCCAGTGAAACCTAGTGTTCCTTCCCATAAAATGAAACATTTAATCTGTATCCATGGGTATGGTGCAGGATTAGGttttttcttgaaaaatttagaaGGTATTCCGCTATTGGACAATAGTTGGGTTATACATGCTATTGATTTACCAGGCTATGGATTTTCATCTCGTCCCAAATTTCCCTTCAAATACCCAAAAGACTCTCTATCACAAGTGCATTCATGGTTCCATGATCGTATACATACATGGTTTAAGAAAAGAGGTCTTTTGGTCAACTCCCAGAATAATCTGGTAATGGCTCACTCTCTCGGAGCATATTTGATGGCATTATACACAACCAAATATACAACTCATTTTAAAAAACTTGTTATGTGCTCGCCCGCTGGTGTCTGTAAATCTACTACCGCTAAGAATATTGGTAATACGACACCTCCTTGGTGGTATACCAAATTGTGGGATCTTAACATTTCACCCTTTTGCTTAGTGCGTAATGCAGCTGCTTTGGGATCAATGGTTACTAGTGGTTGGTCATATCGAAGGTTTAATAAATTGTTGCAAAGCAATTCAAATACAAACCTGGATCGCTTGCAATTTGAAGCCTTGCATAGGTATGCATATGCAATTTTCAACCGACGTGGATCAGGTGAATATCTTTTAAGTTTTGCTCTAAGTTGCGGTGGAGATCCAAGATTACCATTAGAGGACACAATTTTTAAGGATAAAACTAGTGGAATTTTTCGAAGTAATTGCGAatggatttggatttatGGTGAAAGAGATTGGATGGATGTTAATGGTGGTGAACGTGTTTCTAGATTTATAGAAAATCAAGGCGGTAGGAAGAGTCAAGTTCATGTAGCACCAAATTCTGGGCATCATCTGTATTTTGATAACcataaattctttaacagTTTTATAGTTAAACAAATGAAGGATATGTAG
- the CTR1 gene encoding high-affinity Cu transporter CTR1 (similar to gnl|GLV|KLLA0B11407g Kluyveromyces lactis KLLA0B11407g and weakly similar to YPR124W uniprot|P49573 Saccharomyces cerevisiae YPR124W CTR1 High- affinity copper transporter of the plasma membrane mediates nearly all copper uptake under low copper conditions transcriptionally induced at low copper levels and degraded at high copper levels), whose translation MNMNSGSMGMSSMSMSSMSGMHEHHTMSGMSHMDSSMSMPSSASSSMPMSGSMSMSMSSNMPMPTGMDMGSHKMMNSWLTPTYQDYPVLFKGLHANSNGKQFGIFLLIVVTAFVYKFLNYLSWCLEVHWFKNWSKSDAPQESKDVMSQGDEALGSLPKMPNFMFDLFCPSWMDLFHDFIRAILTFCSTMLIYMLMLVAMTYVLTYVFAVITGLALAEVFFNRCKICTLRRWEIQRQIKSARTCPGYGNCKCGRHADSAVPSTSNEGEKLAQTQTHVGESDSTKEENNDNCCCTNGEGITKRENEAETQLENEISENARWNEQAGNMDANLLPAEKFR comes from the coding sequence ATGAATATGAATTCTGGAAGTATGGGCATGAGCAGTATGAGCATGAGCAGTATGTCTGGGATGCACGAACATCACACTATGAGCGGAATGAGCCACATGGACAGTAGTATGAGTATGCCAAGTTCGGCCAGTTCTAGTATGCCCATGTCAGGAAGCATGAGCATGAGCATGAGCAGCAACATGCCCATGCCTACTGGTATGGACATGGGAAGTCATaagatgatgaattctTGGTTAACACCAACCTACCAAGACTATCCGGTGTTATTCAAGGGATTGCATGccaattctaatggtaAACAATTTGGTATATTCTTATTAATCGTGGTAACGGCATTTGTTTACAAATTTCTAAACTATTTGAGCTGGTGCCTCGAAGTTCATTGGTTCAAAAACTGGAGTAAGTCAGATGCTCCACAAGAATCTAAGGATGTAATGTCTCAAGGTGACGAAGCATTGGGGTCTTTACCCAAGATGCCAAATTTCATGTTCGATCTATTTTGTCCTTCGTGGATGGATCTTTTCCATGATTTCATTAGAGCCATCCTAACATTTTGTTCTACAATGCTAATCTACATGCTAATGTTGGTAGCAATGACCTATGTGCTTACTTATGTGTTTGCAGTGATAACCGGCTTAGCGCTGGCAGAAGTCTTTTTCAATAGATGCAAAATTTGCACTTTACGTCGTTGGGAGATTCAAAGACAGATTAAAAGTGCTCGTACCTGTCCCGGTTATGGTAATTGTAAGTGTGGAAGACATGCTGATTCAGCCGTTCCTTCGACTTCAAATGAAGGCGAGAAATTGGCACAAACTCAAACGCATGTAGGAGAAAGCGATTCtaccaaagaagaaaacaatGATAACTGTTGTTGTACTAATGGTGAAGGTATCACCAAACGTGAAAACGAGGCAGAGACTCAATTAGAAAACGAAATTTCGGAGAACGCTAGATGGAACGAACAAGCTGGTAATATGGATGCCAATTTATTACCAGCAGAAAAATTCAGGTAA
- the SHY1 gene encoding cytochrome oxidase assembly protein SHY1 (similar to uniprot|P53266 Saccharomyces cerevisiae YGR112W), with translation MFTRQLGLLGSSQRLAVKRLCAKRNVKTSTVDWKPIKTSKTPGDHERKRGGFGKKIALGLMIAMPVISFYLGTWQVRRLEWKNNLIARCESRLTYPPVPLPKRFTPDLAENWEYRKVLLKGHFVNEEEMFVGPRVRNSKKGYILFTPFVRKDTGEKVIVERGWISEENVNPQLRKLHHLSVPTSDNTEIMCMVRVPRKRGSFQWEKEDQNSRLWQVPDVLEMASVTGSTPLHLQAVYDLSDHRWDESQEQEIDTGKKSSSWAFWKKNESQTHDSSSQKKHQLEPLGEYTEWQFVQAGVPIGKEPKIDLRNNHLQYLVTWYGLSFLSTIFLIVALKKYRRGSAISQTQLKKEKLRHAKRFM, from the coding sequence ATGTTTACACGTCAGCTGGGCCTTTTGGGTTCGTCTCAAAGACTTGCAGTCAAAAGGTTATGTGCCAAGAGAAATGTCAAGACGTCAACCGTGGACTGGAAGCCTATTAAAACAAGCAAGACTCCCGGCGATCATGAAAGGAAAAGGGGAGGATTTGGTAAAAAGATTGCATTAGGATTAATGATTGCTATGCCCGTAATATCATTCTATTTGGGTACTTGGCAAGTACGCAGACTGGAATGGAAGAATAATTTAATTGCCAGATGTGAAAGTAGATTGACTTATCCACCAGTACCCTTACCCAAGAGGTTCACACCTGATCTAGCAGAAAATTGGGAATACCGTAAAGTGCTACTCAAGGGTCACTTTGtgaatgaagaagagatgTTTGTTGGACCTCGTGTGAGAAACAGTAAGAAAGGGTATATTTTATTTACACCATTTGTGAGGAAAGATACTGGTGAAAAAGTAATAGTAGAAAGAGGTTGGATTTCTGAAGAGAATGTCAATCCCCAGTTAAGGAAACTACACCATTTGTCTGTTCCAACAAGTGATAATACTGAAATCATGTGCATGGTGAGAGTCCCACGTAAAAGAGGATCATTTCAATGGGAAAAAGAGGATCAAAATTCAAGATTATGGCAAGTTCCAGATGTGCTTGAAATGGCTTCTGTTACAGGCTCAACCCCTCTGCATTTACAAGCGGTTTACGATTTAAGTGATCATAGATGGGACGAATCACAAGAACAGGAGATCGACACAGGTAAGAAATCAAGTTCTTGGGCATTCTGGAAAAAAAACGAGAGTCAAACTCACGACTCTTCATCACAAAAGAAACATCAATTGGAACCCCTGGGAGAATATACAGAATGGCAATTTGTACAAGCTGGTGTTCCCATAGGTAAAGAACCCAAGATCGATTTGAGAAATAACCATTTACAGTACTTAGTGACGTGGTATGGATTGTCATTTCTAAGTACTATATTCCTGATAGTAGCATTAAAGAAGTACAGAAGGGGATCTGCAATATCGCAAacccaattgaaaaaggagAAATTAAGGCATGCCAAGAGATTTATGTGA
- the AXL1 gene encoding Axl1p (similar to uniprot|P40851 Saccharomyces cerevisiae YPR122W AXL1 Haploid specific endoprotease that performs one of two N-terminal cleavages during maturation of a-factor mating pheromone required for axial budding pattern of haploid cells): protein MVSKQLKYYDIPFLTPFSFEGRTHKLCKLPNGLLTLLISDPTENSSACSLSVASGSHNDPSEIPGLAHLCEHMVLAAGSRKYPDPGYYHEMIMKNGGSQNAFTTGEQTSFYFELPNIYHSLQEGFDEALDVFASFFSEPLFNSTLINKETYAIESEHDVNLSSQGKIFYQATRLLANGNHPFSRFSTGNISTLNSIPHLKNLNLKNLLHEYFKENFCASKMTLCLRGPQSIHSLAKLALTKFSLIKNNPQRYRPSPPVSPSKSKRSSNEWVEVNPKEMNISKNTWLPKYRGQLCFTSDEQEKFIFIKSSKNPAVRFIFPAMERNTRFTSKDIKILTHLWPELFGDESPGSFSHWLQSKGWVTYSYAFVSEVAIGNSNLILELDLTRTGFQNLSHIAKVLFEQAIPALSQKNTLELAQFMSKQNCIDLIRFLYQNAEISPMEECVNLSSLMQDDLEALDPAYIFKGSPMMIDEQHHNIGNYGENKESDRWWIGQAIKFQSFLKQFMVQSNMRVVVSGNSRESQLEELSSQEFQVDLFYEFEYFKRDGIPFKDILEWNNDYNFKIPQLDCPMPDIAKSYSQLKKILNDSSQKSQSAPLSFTIHNNLLKPVPHLVSQNCYHEMWVMPDDEDPSLHLKSIVSFEIFGLDLEACPRNTMNLEILGQIIFILLSPEIYPSLKLGFTCEITSNKGDIRLGFTISGFSKQLTSFVKSIIETIKRISQDPDFLSKETLRRARILVRNKYENAANENCANIGSIGLYIVLEKYMWTLEDRLEALEDIDMDNFKQFCQSFLGSKKYLSLFVQGDLSCADELNEYLHRSFTHHLGGGIYETQGKTFTVETTKMLEPGTNACVQHGGQKDDPNNSIIYFIQTGRRNDRMIFTLTNFTVFIMSLNLALELRNKRQVGYLVIGGLRLLSNSVGLHITIMSGGSPLDLETKIDEYLWYLESQLQKLDEQTFHQEYVRCYLQLLDGGCRGDANESSGPADLLSELVANVQIGDSEILSSQTMKRHKKLQTQIIQEQYDFVTESEALDDDLISQMSLEQYLSFFKHYISIHSKLRSKISIMISSSIAEKDIINKKIFLQLETFLKIKGFAIPADELKDIVERSNGKPKILAMELYSCFRTRNDALRLCSVILAELFKMLAKSLRHRYGNLAHDDTSKRDLQEWSTDVKPALDLKVIEDINFFKRVQI, encoded by the coding sequence ATGGTTTCTaaacaattgaaatattatGATATTCCATTCCTCACACCTTTTTCCTTCGAAGGAAGAACACACAAGCTGTGTAAATTGCCAAATGGGTTATTAACCCTTTTGATTTCTGATCCTACGGAGAATTCAAGTGCTTGTTCATTAAGTGTAGCCAGTGGTTCTCACAATGATCCATCTGAAATACCAGGATTAGCTCATCTATGTGAACATATGGTTTTAGCTGCAGGGTCAAGAAAATATCCAGATCCCGGCTACTACCATGAGATGATTATGAAAAATGGGGGTTCTCAAAATGCTTTTACTACGGGCGAGCAAActtcattttattttgaattaCCTAACATCTACCATTCTTTGCAGGAGGGGTTCGATGAAGCTTTGGACGTCTTTGCATCTTTCTTTTCGGAACCATTGTTTAATTCTACACTGATTAACAAGGAGACTTACGCCATTGAAAGTGAACATGACGTTAATTTATCAAGCCAGGGCAAAATATTTTACCAGGCGACCAGATTGTTAGCTAATGGTAATCACCCTTTTAGTAGATTTTCTACTGGTAACATATCCACTTTAAACAGTATCCCGCATTTAAAGAAtctaaatttaaagaatttactTCATGAATATTTTAAGGAGAACTTTTGTGCATCTAAAATGACTTTATGTCTAAGAGGACCCCAATCGATCCATTCTTTGGCCAAATTAGCGCTCACTAAGTTCTCTCtgataaaaaataatcCTCAAAGATATCGTCCCAGTCCACCAGTATCCCCATCCAAATCGAAGagatcttcaaatgaaTGGGTAGAAGTTAATCCCAAAGAAATGAACATATCAAAAAATACGTGGCTACCGAAGTATCGCGGCCAATTATGCTTTACATCGGATGAGCAAGAGAAATTTATATTCAtaaaatcttctaaaaaTCCTGCGGTTAGATTTATTTTCCCTGCAATGGAAAGGAACACTAGGTTTACTTCTAAAGACATCAAGATATTAACGCATTTATGGCCCGAACTGTTTGGGGATGAATCTCCAGGTTCGTTCAGTCATTGGCTCCAAAGTAAAGGTTGGGTCACTTATTCATATGCTTTTGTCTCTGAAGTGGCTATCGGAAATTCTAATTTGATTTTAGAATTAGACCTCACCAGAACtggattccaaaatttatcGCACATTGCAAAAGTGTTGTTCGAGCAAGCTATACCTGCTTTATCCCAGAAAAATACTTTAGAATTAGCTCAATTCATGAGTAAACAGAATTGTATCGATCTGATCAGATTTCTATACCAAAATGCAGAAATTTCTCCGATGGAAGAATGTGTCAATTTGAGTAGTCTGATGCAAGATGATTTAGAAGCATTGGATCCAGCATACATCTTCAAAGGTTCACCCATGATGATCGATGAGCAACATCATAACATAGGCAACTATGGTGAGAACAAAGAGAGTGATCGTTGGTGGATAGGTCAAGCTATaaaattccaaagtttTCTTAAACAGTTCATGGTTCAATCAAATATGCGAGTGGTGGTATCCGGAAACAGCAGGGAATCTCAGCTAGAAGAGCTTTCATCTCAGGAATTTCAAGTTGATTTATTttatgaatttgaatattttaaGCGCGATGGCATTCCATTCAAGGACATACTTGAGTGGAATAACGATTACAACTTCAAAATTCCACAGCTCGATTGCCCCATGCCTGATATAGCCAAAAGTTATTCCCAACTGAAAAAGATCCTGAATGATTCCTCTCAAAAATCCCAATCTGCCCCCCTCAGCTTTACCATTCACAATAACCTATTGAAACCTGTCCCTCACCTTGTAAGTCAAAATTGCTATCATGAAATGTGGGTCATGCccgatgatgaagatccaTCATTGCATCTAAAATCCATCGTatcctttgaaatttttggattggACTTAGAGGCCTGTCCACGCAATACAATGAATCTGGAAATTTTAGGTCAAATAATATTCATCTTGCTCTCACCTGAAATTTATCCATCATTAAAATTGGGATTTACTTGCGAAATAACTTCTAATAAAGGTGACATTCGTTTGGGGTTCACGATATCGGGCTTTTCCAAACAATTGACCAGCTTTGTTAAATCAATCATCGAAACTATCAAAAGAATATCTCAGGATCCCgattttctttccaaagaaaCCTTAAGAAGGGCTCGTATTCTCGTTAGAAATAAATATGAGAATGCCGCCAACGAGAATTGCGCCAACATCGGTAGTATTGGCCTTTACATTGTTCTAGAAAAATATATGTGGACCCTTGAAGATCGTCTCGAAGCATTAGAGGATATCGATATGGACaatttcaaacaattttgtCAAAGTTTTCTTGGGTCaaagaaatatttgagCCTATTTGTACAGGGGGATCTCTCTTGCGCCGATGAGCTCAATGAATACCTGCATAGGAGTTTTACCCATCATTTAGGCGGTGGAATTTATGAGACACAGGGCAAAACTTTTACTGTAGAGACCACCAAGATGTTGGAACCTGGTACAAATGCTTGTGTTCAACATGGAGGTCAAAAGGATGATCCAAACAATAGTATTATCTATTTCATCCAGACTGGTAGACGCAACGATAGGATGATCTTTACTCTAACGAATTTTACAGTCTTCATAATGTCACTGAATCTTGCATTAGAGTTGAGAAACAAGAGGCAAGTAGGGTATCTTGTCATTGGCGGATTAAGACTTCTATCTAACTCCGTTGGGTTACATATAACCATCATGTCGGGAGGATCACCACTAGACCTGGAGACTAAAATTGACGAATATCTATGGTATTTGGAATCTCAAttgcaaaaattggatgaaCAGACATTCCATCAAGAGTACGTTCGATGCTACTTACAGTTACTCGATGGCGGTTGCCGTGGTGATGCAAATGAGAGCTCAGGTCCCGCAGATCTGCTCAGTGAATTGGTTGCCAACGTTCAAATCGGTGACTCTGAAATCTTATCTAGTCAAACCATGAAGAGACACAAGAAACTACAAACTCAAATAATTCAAGAACAGTATGATTTCGTCACAGAGAGTGAAGCTTTAGATGATGATCTAATATCTCAAATGTCCTTGGAACAGTATCtcagtttcttcaaacaTTACATATCAATTCATTCCAAACTGAGAAGCAAAATTTCCATCATGATATCGAGTTCAATTGCAGAAAAGGATATAATCAATAAAAAGATTTTCCTCCAGTTAGAGACATTCTTGAAGATCAAGGGTTTTGCTATTCCAGCAGATGAGCTGAAGGATATAGTGGAAAGAAGTAATGGTAAGCCAAAAATTCTGGCGATGGAACTATATAGCTGCTTCCGCACACGTAATGATGCCTTGAGACTTTGTTCCGTGATCCTAGCGGAATTATTCAAAATGCTAGCAAAGAGCCTGAGGCATCGTTACGGCAATCTCGCTCATGATGATACTTCTAAGAGGGACCTTCAAGAATGGAGTACAGATGTAAAGCCTGCACTTGATTTGAAAGTTATTGAGgatatcaattttttcaaaagggTTCAAATCTAG